The following are from one region of the Periophthalmus magnuspinnatus isolate fPerMag1 chromosome 5, fPerMag1.2.pri, whole genome shotgun sequence genome:
- the gli1 gene encoding zinc finger protein GLI1 isoform X2: MPVDMQPHQGLYQYESSANQPTRGLVPSDQYSEVSPMRAPPQNGPPQDCHTMFNPMTPSMTHGSAPGQGFGPCIDPYMRPPQAPPPHNMMGHRGMPPPESGNSTPYCNQNNMMSSHHNFCQLPPGSDPNGGDGSRYSTPRSMLKLGKKRALSISPLSDASVDLQTVIRTSPNSLVAFVNSRCNTNGSSSYGHLSVSAMSPSLNYNNNMNCQSRQHSSLYGGGGVTPLGGHTPGPCQASRLPPHNPRLHAPPKHGHLKTEPGLGSGMDGINVKSLEERSDGDVASPSSTGTQDPLLGLLDGRDDLDKEDGKPEPEAVYETNCRWESCNKEFDTQDQLVHHINNEHIHGEKKEFVCHWQECSREQRPFKAQYMLVVHMRRHTGEKPHKCTFEGCNKAYSRLENLKTHLRSHTGEKPYVCEHEGCNKAFSNASDRAKHQNRTHSNEKPYVCKIPGCTKRYTDPSSLRKHVKTVHGPEAHITKKHRGDTGPRPPNSAMTPGGQNTELLLEKEEPRRDDCKLLAPETALKSQPSPGGQSSCSSERSPLGSGNNNDSGVEMNLNAAGSLEDLTALEDGVTGAGGEPGSVGMSAQALKRLENLKIDKLKQIRRPTPPSRCNNNKLPAIPGAGENMGICAPSPLLSNRRVMELSSHEVGGGASMGCSSDRRGSGTSSLSSAYTVSRRSSMVSPYLSSRRSSEVSQMGGGTAHLTGPEQSAGGDALSPEINRRGPPCPSGGLPGLANFTPAQQYNLKAKYAAATGGPPPTPLPNMEQPGTPARRAGMLGDYQGQPLPAFLQHGGPRRHSANTEYGTGIIYPHQAPGNNTRRASDPVRSAADPQALPKRFNSLTNVSLMSRRNALQHRGNDSSMGRHIYSPRPPSITENVMMESMGMEHHMGPERNYMGYQQQGLGGPVSNQLSPGHDPLGCTDQGYNQGHYQQAREVSSNTLLQQAEYGMSNCQLSPSGPHYPALGQGGDTGAGPWSQDQRGMPYADPSMQSQPHYNNNQPTMYNSAEGTHKLTIKPEQFHPGMGAGEACQSAKLQQQQRMHLQPGQSYPTGQAMMRNTNNMGCDFQNQSPFPSGGSMSLGCAGNALSEGQRSETPMMQVKEMMVRNYVQSQQALMWEQQNEHSIKGPPLSDNMDMSGQMMQHSPQHQNQNLYPNQSYPAYSNQNMVLSPPAHSRGAMTPKDQQMAGLQAACYNQDMVPRPPPGRKPLSRQNSLSQMGGAYLNSPPHLSPVHSTSSPRRGVRLPPVQHPQGPQNEMFSPTNNNMYYSGQISMDMEKHIDPQNAPLAPFSEPGPMSNTLENLDLDNARIDFTSIIDDTDSPSFTSGNAAPGQLGSSSQASSRLTTPQTSVSLAAGSGLSNMAVGDMTSMLTSLAGENKYLNTMS, encoded by the exons ATGCCAGTGGACATGCAGCCGCACCAGGGGCTGTATCAGTACGAGAGCTCAGCCAACCAGCCCACCAGAGG TCTAGTCCCATCAGATCAGTACTCTGAAGTGTCGCCGATGCGTGCTCCACCCCAGAACGGCCCGCCCCAAGACTGCCACACTATGTTCAACCCCATGACTCCCAGTATGACGCATGGCTCAGCACCAGGACAAGGATTTGGTCCCTGCATAGATCCATACATGAGACCCCCTCAAGCCCCACCTCCACATAATATGATGGGTCACCGGGGGATGCCACCACCAGAGA GTGGCAATAGCACCCCCTACTGTAACCAAAATAACATGATGTCCTCCCATCACAACTTCTGTCAGCTGCCCCCTGGCTCGGACCCTAATGGTGGAGATG GGTCACGGTACTCCACACCTCGCTCCATGCTGAAGCTGGGTAAGAAGAGAGCCTtgtccatctctcctctgtctgacGCCAGTGTGGATCTACAGACTGTGATCCGAACCTCACCCAACTCTTTGGTGGCCTTCGTCAATTCACGCTGCAACACCAATGGATCCAGTTCTTATGGGCATCTATCTGTGAGCGCCATGAG TCCATCCctcaactacaacaacaacatgaactGCCAGTCGCGTCAGCACAGCTCCCTTTATGGAGGAGGTGGTGTGACACCTTTGGGTGGGCACACACCAGGACCATGTCAAGCTTCCCGTTTACCCCCCCATAATCCCCGGCTGCATGCTCCCCCCAAGCACGGACAT CTAAAGACTGAGCCAGGCCTGGGAAGTGGGATGGATGGTATTAATGTGAAGAGCTTGGAGGAGCGGTCAGACGGAGATGTGGCCAGTCCCTCCTCCACTGGTACTCAg GATCCTCTTCTTGGTCTCCTGGATGGTAGAGATGATCTGGACAAAGAGGATGGGAAGCCTGAACCAGAAGCTGTCTACGAAACCAACTGTCGCTGGGAAAGTTGCAACAAGGAGTTTGACACCCAGGACCAGCTTGTCCAT CATATCAACAACGAGCACATCCACGGAGAGAAGAAGGAGTTTGTGTGTCACTGGCAGGAGTGTTCCCGGGAGCAGAGGCCGTTCAAAGCGCAGTACATGCTGGTGGTTCACATGCGCCGGCACACGGGAGAGAAGCCCCATAAGTGCACT TTTGAGGGATGCAACAAGGCATACTCTCGTCTGGAAAACCTGAAAACTCACTTGCGCTCTCACACCGGAGAAAAACCATATGTGTGTGAACATGAAGGATGCAATAAAGCCTTTTCCAATGCCTCTGACCGGGCCAAGCATCAAAACAGGACCCACTCTAATGAG aaACCATATGTGTGCAAGATCCCTGGCTGCACTAAACGCTACACAGACCCAAGCTCACTGCGTAAACATGTGAAAACCGTGCACGGCCCTGAGGCTCACATCACCAAGAAGCACAGAGGAGACACCGGCCCTCGTCCCCCTAACTCAGCTATGACTCCTGGTGGCCAGAACACAGAACTGCTGCTAGAGAAAGAGGAACCACGCAGGGATGACTGCAAACTGTTGGCTCCTGAAACTGCCCtt AAATCACAGCCAAGTCCTGGAGGTCAATCTTCCTGCAGTAGTGAGCGGTCTCCACTAGGGAGCGGTAATAACAATGACAGTGGGGTAGAGATGAACCTGAATGCAGCAGGCAGCCTGGAGGACCTCACAGCGCTGGAAGATGgggtgacaggagcaggaggggaGCCAGGAAGTGTGGGGATGTCGGCACAAGCTCTGAAGAGGCTGGAGAACCTCAAGATTGACAAACTGAAGCAAATCCGAAGGCCAACTCCCCCCTCACGCTGCAACAATAACAAGCTGCCAGCCATTCCTG GTGCTGGTGAGAACATGGGGATTTGTGCAccatctcccctcctctcaAACCGGCGGGTGATGGAGCTCTCCAGTCATGAGGTTGGTGGAGGCGCGTCCATGGGCTGCTCTTCTGACCGGCGAGGCAGTGGCACCAGCAGCCTCAGCTCCGCCTACACTGTGAGCCGCAGGTCCTCCATGGTGTCTCCGTACCTGTCCAGCCGGCGGTCCAGCGAGGTGTCCCAGATGGGAGGGGGCACGGCACACCTCACGGGCCCGGAGCAGAGCGCAGGAGGAGACGCGCTTTCCCCGGAAATTAATCGAAGAGGTCCTCCTTGTCCATCGGGTGGACTACCAGGATTAGCCAATTTCACCCCAGCTCAACAGTACAACCTGAAAGCCAAATACGCAGCAGCAACAGGTGGCCCCCCTCCCACTCCTCTACCCAACATGGAGCAGCCCGGGACGCCAGCAAGAAGAGCTGGCATGCTTGGTGACTATCAGGGGCAGCCTTTGCCTGCTTTCCTTCAACATGGTGGTCCAAGAAGGCACAGTGCTAACACAGAGTATGGTACTGGCATAATCTACCCTCACCAGGCTCCAGGGAACAACACCAGGAGGGCCAGTGATCCGGTTCGGTCTGCAGCAGACCCACAAGCCCTTCCTAAgcgcttcaacagcctcactaaTGTGTCCCTGATGAGCCGGAGGAACGCTCTCCAGCACCGCGGCAACGACTCAAGCATGGGCAGACACATATACTCTCCTCGCCCGCCCAGCATTACTGAAAATGTTATGATGGAGTCTATGGGAATGGAGCATCACATGGGTCCTGAGAGGAATTACATGGGATACCAGCAACAGGGCCTTGGTGGTCCGGTGTCGAACCAGTTGTCACCGGGTCATGATCCTCTGGGCTGCACTGACCAGGGTTATAATCAGGGGCATTACCAGCAGGCCAGAGAGGTCTCATCCAACACCCTTCTCCAACAGGCAGAGTACGGGATGAGCAACTGTCAGCTCAGCCCATCAGGTCCTCATTATCCAGCTTTAGGCCAGGGAGGTGACACTGGTGCGGGGCCttggagccaggaccagagagGCATGCCTTATGCAGATCCCAGCATGCAGTCTCAGCCACACTACAACAACAATCAGCCTACCATGTACAACAGTGCAGAGGGCACTCACAAACTCACCATTAAACCAGAGCAGTTCCACCCCGGTATGGGGGCCGGGGAAGCTTGTCAGAGTGCAAAGCTCCAACAACAGCAGCGTATGCATTTACAGCCAGGCCAGAGCTACCCCACGGGACAGGCCATGATGAGAAACACCAACAACATGGGCTGTGATTTCCAAAACCAAAGCCCCTTTCCCAGTGGAGGCAGCATGAGCCTGGGTTGCGCTGGTAATGCACTTTCTGAGGGGCAAAGGTCAGAGACGCCTATGATGCAGGTAAAGGAGATGATGGTGAGGAACTATGTACAATCTCAGCAAGCTCTCATGTGGGAACAGCAGAATGAACACTCAATCAAAggccctcctctctctgacaACATGGATATGAGTGGACAAATGATGCAGCACAGTCCACAGCACCAAAATCAGAATCTCTACCCTAATCAATCCTATCCTGCTTACTCCAACCAAAACATGGTCCTGAGTCCTCCAGCCCACAGCAGAGGTGCAATGACTCCTAAAGACCAGCAAATGGCAGGTCTCCAAGCTGCCTGCTACAATCAGGACATGGTCCCTAGGCCCCCCCCTGGCAGGAAGCCTCTGAGCCGCCAGAACAGCCTGTCCCAAATGGGAGGGGCATATCTAAACAGCCCACCCCACCTCAGCCCTGTCCACTCCACTTCCAGCCCAAGACGAGGAGTCCGACTTCCCCCAGTCCAACACCCACAGGGGCCTCAAAATGAGATGTTTTCTCCTACAAACAATAACATGTATTACTCGGGTCAGATTAGCATGGACATGGAGAAACATATAGACCCACAGAATGCTCCCCTCGCTCCTTTCTCTGAGCCTGGCCCCATGTCCAACACTTTAGAGAACCTGGACTTGGACAATGCTCGAATAGACTTCACCTCTATCATTGATGACACAGACTCTCCTTCATTCACCTCGGGGAACGCTGCCCCAGGACAGTTAGGCTCCTCCTCCCAGGCCTCATCCCGCCTCACGACCCCCCAGACCTCTGTGAGCCTGGCTGCAGGTTCAGGACTCTCCAACATGGCGGTGGGGGACATGACGTCGATGCTCACCTCACTGGCTGGAGAAAACAAATACCTGAACACAATGTCCTGA
- the gli1 gene encoding zinc finger protein GLI1 isoform X1 → MPVDMQPHQGLYQYESSANQPTRGLVPSDQYSEVSPMRAPPQNGPPQDCHTMFNPMTPSMTHGSAPGQGFGPCIDPYMRPPQAPPPHNMMGHRGMPPPESGNSTPYCNQNNMMSSHHNFCQLPPGSDPNGGDGSRYSTPRSMLKLGKKRALSISPLSDASVDLQTVIRTSPNSLVAFVNSRCNTNGSSSYGHLSVSAMSPSLNYNNNMNCQSRQHSSLYGGGGVTPLGGHTPGPCQASRLPPHNPRLHAPPKHGHVRPLTHLKTEPGLGSGMDGINVKSLEERSDGDVASPSSTGTQDPLLGLLDGRDDLDKEDGKPEPEAVYETNCRWESCNKEFDTQDQLVHHINNEHIHGEKKEFVCHWQECSREQRPFKAQYMLVVHMRRHTGEKPHKCTFEGCNKAYSRLENLKTHLRSHTGEKPYVCEHEGCNKAFSNASDRAKHQNRTHSNEKPYVCKIPGCTKRYTDPSSLRKHVKTVHGPEAHITKKHRGDTGPRPPNSAMTPGGQNTELLLEKEEPRRDDCKLLAPETALKSQPSPGGQSSCSSERSPLGSGNNNDSGVEMNLNAAGSLEDLTALEDGVTGAGGEPGSVGMSAQALKRLENLKIDKLKQIRRPTPPSRCNNNKLPAIPGAGENMGICAPSPLLSNRRVMELSSHEVGGGASMGCSSDRRGSGTSSLSSAYTVSRRSSMVSPYLSSRRSSEVSQMGGGTAHLTGPEQSAGGDALSPEINRRGPPCPSGGLPGLANFTPAQQYNLKAKYAAATGGPPPTPLPNMEQPGTPARRAGMLGDYQGQPLPAFLQHGGPRRHSANTEYGTGIIYPHQAPGNNTRRASDPVRSAADPQALPKRFNSLTNVSLMSRRNALQHRGNDSSMGRHIYSPRPPSITENVMMESMGMEHHMGPERNYMGYQQQGLGGPVSNQLSPGHDPLGCTDQGYNQGHYQQAREVSSNTLLQQAEYGMSNCQLSPSGPHYPALGQGGDTGAGPWSQDQRGMPYADPSMQSQPHYNNNQPTMYNSAEGTHKLTIKPEQFHPGMGAGEACQSAKLQQQQRMHLQPGQSYPTGQAMMRNTNNMGCDFQNQSPFPSGGSMSLGCAGNALSEGQRSETPMMQVKEMMVRNYVQSQQALMWEQQNEHSIKGPPLSDNMDMSGQMMQHSPQHQNQNLYPNQSYPAYSNQNMVLSPPAHSRGAMTPKDQQMAGLQAACYNQDMVPRPPPGRKPLSRQNSLSQMGGAYLNSPPHLSPVHSTSSPRRGVRLPPVQHPQGPQNEMFSPTNNNMYYSGQISMDMEKHIDPQNAPLAPFSEPGPMSNTLENLDLDNARIDFTSIIDDTDSPSFTSGNAAPGQLGSSSQASSRLTTPQTSVSLAAGSGLSNMAVGDMTSMLTSLAGENKYLNTMS, encoded by the exons ATGCCAGTGGACATGCAGCCGCACCAGGGGCTGTATCAGTACGAGAGCTCAGCCAACCAGCCCACCAGAGG TCTAGTCCCATCAGATCAGTACTCTGAAGTGTCGCCGATGCGTGCTCCACCCCAGAACGGCCCGCCCCAAGACTGCCACACTATGTTCAACCCCATGACTCCCAGTATGACGCATGGCTCAGCACCAGGACAAGGATTTGGTCCCTGCATAGATCCATACATGAGACCCCCTCAAGCCCCACCTCCACATAATATGATGGGTCACCGGGGGATGCCACCACCAGAGA GTGGCAATAGCACCCCCTACTGTAACCAAAATAACATGATGTCCTCCCATCACAACTTCTGTCAGCTGCCCCCTGGCTCGGACCCTAATGGTGGAGATG GGTCACGGTACTCCACACCTCGCTCCATGCTGAAGCTGGGTAAGAAGAGAGCCTtgtccatctctcctctgtctgacGCCAGTGTGGATCTACAGACTGTGATCCGAACCTCACCCAACTCTTTGGTGGCCTTCGTCAATTCACGCTGCAACACCAATGGATCCAGTTCTTATGGGCATCTATCTGTGAGCGCCATGAG TCCATCCctcaactacaacaacaacatgaactGCCAGTCGCGTCAGCACAGCTCCCTTTATGGAGGAGGTGGTGTGACACCTTTGGGTGGGCACACACCAGGACCATGTCAAGCTTCCCGTTTACCCCCCCATAATCCCCGGCTGCATGCTCCCCCCAAGCACGGACATGTAAGACCACTCACACAT CTAAAGACTGAGCCAGGCCTGGGAAGTGGGATGGATGGTATTAATGTGAAGAGCTTGGAGGAGCGGTCAGACGGAGATGTGGCCAGTCCCTCCTCCACTGGTACTCAg GATCCTCTTCTTGGTCTCCTGGATGGTAGAGATGATCTGGACAAAGAGGATGGGAAGCCTGAACCAGAAGCTGTCTACGAAACCAACTGTCGCTGGGAAAGTTGCAACAAGGAGTTTGACACCCAGGACCAGCTTGTCCAT CATATCAACAACGAGCACATCCACGGAGAGAAGAAGGAGTTTGTGTGTCACTGGCAGGAGTGTTCCCGGGAGCAGAGGCCGTTCAAAGCGCAGTACATGCTGGTGGTTCACATGCGCCGGCACACGGGAGAGAAGCCCCATAAGTGCACT TTTGAGGGATGCAACAAGGCATACTCTCGTCTGGAAAACCTGAAAACTCACTTGCGCTCTCACACCGGAGAAAAACCATATGTGTGTGAACATGAAGGATGCAATAAAGCCTTTTCCAATGCCTCTGACCGGGCCAAGCATCAAAACAGGACCCACTCTAATGAG aaACCATATGTGTGCAAGATCCCTGGCTGCACTAAACGCTACACAGACCCAAGCTCACTGCGTAAACATGTGAAAACCGTGCACGGCCCTGAGGCTCACATCACCAAGAAGCACAGAGGAGACACCGGCCCTCGTCCCCCTAACTCAGCTATGACTCCTGGTGGCCAGAACACAGAACTGCTGCTAGAGAAAGAGGAACCACGCAGGGATGACTGCAAACTGTTGGCTCCTGAAACTGCCCtt AAATCACAGCCAAGTCCTGGAGGTCAATCTTCCTGCAGTAGTGAGCGGTCTCCACTAGGGAGCGGTAATAACAATGACAGTGGGGTAGAGATGAACCTGAATGCAGCAGGCAGCCTGGAGGACCTCACAGCGCTGGAAGATGgggtgacaggagcaggaggggaGCCAGGAAGTGTGGGGATGTCGGCACAAGCTCTGAAGAGGCTGGAGAACCTCAAGATTGACAAACTGAAGCAAATCCGAAGGCCAACTCCCCCCTCACGCTGCAACAATAACAAGCTGCCAGCCATTCCTG GTGCTGGTGAGAACATGGGGATTTGTGCAccatctcccctcctctcaAACCGGCGGGTGATGGAGCTCTCCAGTCATGAGGTTGGTGGAGGCGCGTCCATGGGCTGCTCTTCTGACCGGCGAGGCAGTGGCACCAGCAGCCTCAGCTCCGCCTACACTGTGAGCCGCAGGTCCTCCATGGTGTCTCCGTACCTGTCCAGCCGGCGGTCCAGCGAGGTGTCCCAGATGGGAGGGGGCACGGCACACCTCACGGGCCCGGAGCAGAGCGCAGGAGGAGACGCGCTTTCCCCGGAAATTAATCGAAGAGGTCCTCCTTGTCCATCGGGTGGACTACCAGGATTAGCCAATTTCACCCCAGCTCAACAGTACAACCTGAAAGCCAAATACGCAGCAGCAACAGGTGGCCCCCCTCCCACTCCTCTACCCAACATGGAGCAGCCCGGGACGCCAGCAAGAAGAGCTGGCATGCTTGGTGACTATCAGGGGCAGCCTTTGCCTGCTTTCCTTCAACATGGTGGTCCAAGAAGGCACAGTGCTAACACAGAGTATGGTACTGGCATAATCTACCCTCACCAGGCTCCAGGGAACAACACCAGGAGGGCCAGTGATCCGGTTCGGTCTGCAGCAGACCCACAAGCCCTTCCTAAgcgcttcaacagcctcactaaTGTGTCCCTGATGAGCCGGAGGAACGCTCTCCAGCACCGCGGCAACGACTCAAGCATGGGCAGACACATATACTCTCCTCGCCCGCCCAGCATTACTGAAAATGTTATGATGGAGTCTATGGGAATGGAGCATCACATGGGTCCTGAGAGGAATTACATGGGATACCAGCAACAGGGCCTTGGTGGTCCGGTGTCGAACCAGTTGTCACCGGGTCATGATCCTCTGGGCTGCACTGACCAGGGTTATAATCAGGGGCATTACCAGCAGGCCAGAGAGGTCTCATCCAACACCCTTCTCCAACAGGCAGAGTACGGGATGAGCAACTGTCAGCTCAGCCCATCAGGTCCTCATTATCCAGCTTTAGGCCAGGGAGGTGACACTGGTGCGGGGCCttggagccaggaccagagagGCATGCCTTATGCAGATCCCAGCATGCAGTCTCAGCCACACTACAACAACAATCAGCCTACCATGTACAACAGTGCAGAGGGCACTCACAAACTCACCATTAAACCAGAGCAGTTCCACCCCGGTATGGGGGCCGGGGAAGCTTGTCAGAGTGCAAAGCTCCAACAACAGCAGCGTATGCATTTACAGCCAGGCCAGAGCTACCCCACGGGACAGGCCATGATGAGAAACACCAACAACATGGGCTGTGATTTCCAAAACCAAAGCCCCTTTCCCAGTGGAGGCAGCATGAGCCTGGGTTGCGCTGGTAATGCACTTTCTGAGGGGCAAAGGTCAGAGACGCCTATGATGCAGGTAAAGGAGATGATGGTGAGGAACTATGTACAATCTCAGCAAGCTCTCATGTGGGAACAGCAGAATGAACACTCAATCAAAggccctcctctctctgacaACATGGATATGAGTGGACAAATGATGCAGCACAGTCCACAGCACCAAAATCAGAATCTCTACCCTAATCAATCCTATCCTGCTTACTCCAACCAAAACATGGTCCTGAGTCCTCCAGCCCACAGCAGAGGTGCAATGACTCCTAAAGACCAGCAAATGGCAGGTCTCCAAGCTGCCTGCTACAATCAGGACATGGTCCCTAGGCCCCCCCCTGGCAGGAAGCCTCTGAGCCGCCAGAACAGCCTGTCCCAAATGGGAGGGGCATATCTAAACAGCCCACCCCACCTCAGCCCTGTCCACTCCACTTCCAGCCCAAGACGAGGAGTCCGACTTCCCCCAGTCCAACACCCACAGGGGCCTCAAAATGAGATGTTTTCTCCTACAAACAATAACATGTATTACTCGGGTCAGATTAGCATGGACATGGAGAAACATATAGACCCACAGAATGCTCCCCTCGCTCCTTTCTCTGAGCCTGGCCCCATGTCCAACACTTTAGAGAACCTGGACTTGGACAATGCTCGAATAGACTTCACCTCTATCATTGATGACACAGACTCTCCTTCATTCACCTCGGGGAACGCTGCCCCAGGACAGTTAGGCTCCTCCTCCCAGGCCTCATCCCGCCTCACGACCCCCCAGACCTCTGTGAGCCTGGCTGCAGGTTCAGGACTCTCCAACATGGCGGTGGGGGACATGACGTCGATGCTCACCTCACTGGCTGGAGAAAACAAATACCTGAACACAATGTCCTGA